From a single Miscanthus floridulus cultivar M001 chromosome 8, ASM1932011v1, whole genome shotgun sequence genomic region:
- the LOC136477550 gene encoding serine/threonine-protein kinase Nek6-like, protein MEQYEVVEQIGRGAYGSAYLVLHKAERKRYVMKKIRLSKQNDKFQRTAYQEMSLMASLSNPYIVQYKDGWVDEGTSVCIVTSYCEGGDMAERIKKARGILFSEERVCRWFTQLLLALDYLHCNRVLHRDLKCSNILLTRDNNIRLADFGLAKLLMEDLASSVVGTPNYMCPEILVDIPYGYKSDIWSLGCCMFEILAHRPAFKATDMAALVNKINRSSISPMPPIYSSALKQIVKSMLRKNPEHRPTAGELLRHPHLQPYLAESCSCSPIYLPVKPNKSNLVDKQPKKPSSGRKQPVKANGSNETLETAAEHTVEARDSSTNFSDVSTIGTQEALILQMPVDLDARSKEQQNSDVLSLQHAAENLMATTDRQIDATIRLKAIRTSNVKEEAPVTVSNQKFNEAPIPNEELTIGVVQEQKKDVKPRSYPPSKPELCDTTITEESSPISTLKLAHAESAPAEWDHLNIVQQRADALESLLELCAKLLEQERLDELAGVLRPFGEGAVSSRETAIWLTKSLMTPPKFGESPTKLL, encoded by the exons CAGTACGAGGTGGTGGAGCAGATCGGCCGGGGCGCATACGGCTCAGCTTACCTCGTCCTCCACAAGGCCGAGCGCAAGag GTACGTGATGAAGAAGATCCGCCTCTCCAAGCAGAACGACAAGTTCCAGCGGACCGCTTACCAGGAG ATGTCCCTGATGGCAAGCCTCAGCAACCCGTACATCGTCCAGTACAAGGACGGATGGGTGGACGAG GGGACCTCCGTCTGCATTGTCACAAGCTACTGCGAAGGAGGGGACAT GGCCGAGAGGATCAAGAAGGCAAGGGGCATCCTATTCTCAGAAGAG AGGGTGTGTCGGTGGTTCACGCAGTTGCTCCTCGCCCTTGACTACCTGCACTGCAACCGCGTGCTGCACCGTGATCTCAAG TGTTCCAACATTTTATTGACAAGGGATAACAATATCAGACTCG CTGATTTTGGGTTGGCGAAACTGCTCATGGAGGACCTTGCCTCGTCG GTTGTTGGAACCCCAAACTATATGTGCCCAGAAATACTAGTAGACATACCTTATGGATACAAATCCGATATATGGTCACTTG GTTGCTGTATGTTTGAGATTTTAGCACACCGTCCTGCATTTAAAGCTACA GACATGGCAGCATTAGTCAACAAAATAAATAGATCTTCAATATCTCCAATGCCCCCGATATACTCATCAGCACT GAAGCAGATAGTGAAGAGCATGCTAAGGAAAAATCCAGAACATAGGCCTACT GCTGGGGAGCTGCTGAGGCATCCACATCTGCAACCATATCTGGCTGAATCGTGCAGCTGTTCACCAATCTATCTTCCAGTGAAACCCAACAAAAGTAACCTGGTAGACAAGCAACCAAAGAAGCCAAGCAGTGGCAGAAAGCAACCTGTCAAAGCTAATGGATCCAATGAAACATTAGAAACTGCAGCAGAGCACACTGTGGAAGCAAGAGACAGCTCCACGAACTTTTCAGACGTATCAACTATTGGTACCCAGGAAGCCTTGATTTTGCAAATGCCGGTGGATCTTGATGCCAGAAGCAAAGAACAGCAGAACAGTGATGTTCTATCACTTCAGCATGCAGCGGAGAACTTGATGGCGACAACTGATCGACAGATTGATGCGACCATACGTCTTAAAGCTATAAGAACCAGTAATGTAAAAGAGGAGGCCCCAGTCACTGTTTCAAATCAAAAGTTTAACGAAGCACCAATACCAAATGAGGAATTGACAATTGGAGTAGTGCAGGAACAAAAGAAGGATGTGAAGCCACGCTCTTATCCGCCATCAAAACCAGAGTTGTGTGACACAACTATAACAGAGGAATCATCACCAATTAGCACACTAAAACTGGCACATGCAGAGAGTGCACCTGCGGAGTGGGATCATCTGAACATAGTTCAGCAGAGAGCCGATGCTCTGGAGTCACTCCTCGAGCTCTGCGCGAAGCTCCTGGAGCAGGAGAGGCTCGATGAGCTCGCAGGTGTTCTTCGGCCATTCGGTGAAGGAGCCGTGTCATCCAGAGAGACGGCAATATGGCTGACCAAGAGCCTGATGACTCCACCAAAGTTTGGAGAGTCCCCAACAAAGCTTCTGTAA